Sequence from the Thermincola ferriacetica genome:
TGCAGCGGTTGCAGGCCATGTTTAACGGACATACCGCCGTCATGCTCCTGGTCGAACCTGTTACCGGCCAAATAAAGGACGCCAATCCCGCAGCCTGTTCCTTTTACGGCTATACCAGGCAAGAACTCCTGAGCATGCGTGTTCAGGACATTAATATGCTCCCCGGAGAAGAAGTAGAAAGACGCCGTCTGATGGCATTAAAGAAAAAACAAAAGTATTTTCTGTTTCCCCACCGTTTAAAGAATGGCGAAATCCGGCTGGTAGACGTTTATTCATGCCCGATAGATTATAGCGGAGAAAAACTGCTTTTCTCCATCATCATTGATGTCACCGAACGGGAAAAGTACAGAGAAGAACTGTACCGGGAAAAAGAACTGCTGCGCACTACCCTTGTATCCATCGGCGATGCGGTGGTCTGCACAGATGAAAAGGGCCTGATAACCATCATGAATAAGGTTGCCGGGGAAATCACAGGCTGGAGCGAAGAAGAGGCAAGAGGCAAAATGTTTGACCAGGTTTTCCGACTGGTCAGCGAAGAAACTGGAGAAGTTATTGAAAACCCTGTAGCCAAAGTGTTGCAGACCGGTAAAACAGCAGGTCCGGCTCCCCGTACAGCTTTAATCACCCGAGAAGGGCGGCAGGTACCCATAGTCAACAGCGCTGCACCCATCAAAGATGAAAAAGAAAATATTTTTGGCGTGGTCATGGTCTTCCGTGATATTACCAGGGAGAAAAGGAAGCAGGAAGAAATCCTCTACCTGAGCTACCATGACCCCCTGACCGGACTGTACAACCGCAGATTTGCCGAAGAAGAAATAAAAAGGCTCGATACATCACGGGAGTTACCCCTGGCTGTGATTATCGGAGATGTCAACGGTTTGAAACTAACCAACGATATATTTGGCCATGAAGAAGGGGACAGGCTCCTGAAAAAAGCAGCCAAAGTAATTAAGAAAAGCTGCCGTAAGGAGAACATCATCGCCCGGTGGGGCGGGGACGAATTTTTAATCCTTTTGCCCCGGACCGATGCCAGGATGGCAGAAAAAATAGTCGGCAGGATAAACAGCAAGTGTGGCAGAGACGTAAAAAGAAATATCCGGTTAAGCATATCCCTGGGATATGCCGTGAAAACCAAAGCAACAGAAAACCTGTGGCAAAAAATGAAAGAAGCCGAGGAAAGGATGTACCATCAAAAGCTGCTGGAACAAAAAAGCT
This genomic interval carries:
- a CDS encoding HD domain-containing phosphohydrolase encodes the protein MAEKLIQELLGHVPWGYAYHKPVLNNRGEPEDYIFLEVSPAFEVMTGLQKNDILGKRVTEALPGIRSGNFDWVSFYRQVALAGVKQEIIHYAEPLNRWYRITAISSPKQHIVTFLQDISDEMKQIMEREDLLQRLQAMFNGHTAVMLLVEPVTGQIKDANPAACSFYGYTRQELLSMRVQDINMLPGEEVERRRLMALKKKQKYFLFPHRLKNGEIRLVDVYSCPIDYSGEKLLFSIIIDVTEREKYREELYREKELLRTTLVSIGDAVVCTDEKGLITIMNKVAGEITGWSEEEARGKMFDQVFRLVSEETGEVIENPVAKVLQTGKTAGPAPRTALITREGRQVPIVNSAAPIKDEKENIFGVVMVFRDITREKRKQEEILYLSYHDPLTGLYNRRFAEEEIKRLDTSRELPLAVIIGDVNGLKLTNDIFGHEEGDRLLKKAAKVIKKSCRKENIIARWGGDEFLILLPRTDARMAEKIVGRINSKCGRDVKRNIRLSISLGYAVKTKATENLWQKMKEAEERMYHQKLLEQKSYRNNLINALLTTMAEKSTETEEHAWRLKKYCLELGREFGLSGLEMEQLALLAMLHDIGKVGISESILKKPGPLTPKEWAEIKKHSEIGWRIARNIPEMWTVAEYILLHHERWDGQGYPRGLKGEEIPLLCRILAVADAYDAMTGNRSYRPALSSEEALAELQRNAGTQFDPEVVKKFINCRQNIKTLLKSRELKLRRRNTIETQY